One genomic region from Sparus aurata chromosome 15, fSpaAur1.1, whole genome shotgun sequence encodes:
- the LOC115596824 gene encoding LOW QUALITY PROTEIN: mas-related G-protein coupled receptor member X1-like (The sequence of the model RefSeq protein was modified relative to this genomic sequence to represent the inferred CDS: substituted 1 base at 1 genomic stop codon) — MKVVACIISSIGLCLILVAIYAVCSLVRKNHVAPIYVINLLISDLIQLCWLIIXVAEEKKSITYTVGSFLYDVGLMVSVGFMVCIALERYLVIACPLWYRSRHTIKFSVVLCVMVWVLSPVLCALTLWVPQDDYIIDIIMGTFLLLPLPLFIFFLGGTIKALSASRVPSDEKRRIVGILVLVLLIYMLLFMPAVIWQFGVDNNISTNLSLLFVQLSPLANLFLYVFMRKGTIDKLLASVCCCRMDSNDSSRMDSNDISSPTV, encoded by the exons ATGAAAGTGGTGGCATGCATTATCAGTTCGATCGGCCTTTGTTTGATCCTTGTGGCCATCTATGCTGTTTGTTCTCTG GTGAGAAAGAATCATGTTGCTCCAATCTACGTCATCAACCTTCTAATTTCTGACCTCATTCAGCTGTGCTGGCTCATCATATGAGTGGCAGAAGAGAAGAAATCGATCACATATACAGTTGGATCTTTTCTCTATGATGTAGGTCTGATGGTCAGTGTTGGCTTCATGGTGTGCATCGCCCTGGAAAG GTATCTGGTCATCGCCTGTCCACTGTGGTACCGCTCCAGACACACCATCAAgttctctgtggttctctgtGTTATGGTCTGGGTCCTTTCTCCTGTCCTGTGTGCCCTCACACTTTGGGTGCCGCAGGATGATTATATCATAGACATCATCATGGggactttcctcctccttcctctccctctgttcatcttcttcctgGGTGGGACCATCAAAGCTCTGTCTGCCAGTCGTGTCCCCTCTGATGAAAAACGAAGAATTGTGGGGATTTTGGTCCTGGTGCTGCTCATTTACATGCTGCTGTTCATGCCCGCTGTCATTTGGCAATTTGGAGTCGATAACAACATTAGCACCAacctttctcttttgtttgtacagttgagTCCCCTTGCAAACttatttctgtatgttttcatgAGGAAAGGGACCATAGACAAGCTTCTGGcctctgtgtgttgctgcagaatggacagcaatgacagcagcagaatgGACAGCAATGATATCAGCAGTCCAACAGTGTGA